TTATACcattgtaatatttttaaggtataataataaaattacaCCTCGatttgttatttataaattattaatatatatatatatatatatatctttatatttttttttatattttcataatgAACATCATATACGTAATCTATTACtactttttaattttattttttataaattccTGGCATCTATGCTTATGTTCCgaaaaccaaaaaaaaactaaTGCTACTGTTCATAATAGCACAAGAACGaatacattaaaaaaaaataa
Above is a window of Plasmodium reichenowi strain SY57 chromosome Unknown, whole genome shotgun sequence DNA encoding:
- a CDS encoding sporozoite invasion-associated protein 2, putative, giving the protein MNIIYVIYYYFLILFFINSWHLCLCSENQKKTNATVHNSTRTNTLKKNNSNKNNNNNTNDIFGLSPSEVPNLIDDE